GTGGTCGGCCTGCCCGGCAATCCCGTGTCCGCGTTCGTCACCGCGCTCCTCTTCGTGCGTCCGCTCGTCGCGCATCTCGCCGGCGCCAGCGATCCTTTCCCAAGCGTCTCCCGGGTCTTGCTGGGCGAAAACCTGCCCGCGAACGGCGAGCGTACCGACTATCTACGGGCCGAATTGCGCGACGGGCGCGCGTACGCCTCGACTATCCAGGACAGCTCGATGCTGCGCACGCTGGCACGCTCGACATGCCTGATCGTGCGTGAATCGCACGCGCCCGCGGCGGCGGCCGGCGACTCGGCGGAAGTCCTGATGATCGCTTGACGGAGGGCTATATGTTCCATAAAGGTTCGCACTCCGTTCACTAGGAAGGCGCCGGGACATGCTGACGCGCAAGCAGCACGAGCTGATCTGCTTCATCGAGGATCGCCTGGCCGACACCGGCGTCTCGCCCTCGTTCGAGGAGATGAAGGACGCGTTGGAGCTGAAGAGCAAGTCGGGTGTCCATCGCCTCATCAGCGCCCTTGAGGAACGTGGTTATCTGCGCCGCCTTCCCAATCGCGCGCGCGCACTGGAAGTTCTCAAGGCACCTGAGCGCGGCGCCGAGGCGAAGCGCGCCGCCCCTCCGTCGGTCAAGCGTACCATGCCCGCGCCCGCGAACGACGTGGTCGAGATCCCGCTGCACGGGCGGATCGCCGCGGGCGTGCCGATCGAGGCGTTCGAAGGTTCGACGATGCTTCCGGTACCCGCCGCACTGCTCGGGGCAGGCGAGCACTTCGCGTTGGAAGTGTCGGGCGATTCGATGGTGGAGGCTGGCATCTTCGACGGCGATTATGCGCTGATCCGCCGTCAGGAAGTGGCGCGCGACGGTGAGATCGTCGTCGCACTGATCGACGACAGCGAGGCGACGCTCAAATACTTCCGCCACGAAGGTGCGATGATCCGCCTCGATCCTGCCAATCGCGCGTACGACCCGCAGCGCTATGCGCCGGCGCAGGTCCGTGTACAGGGTCGCCTGGCTGGGCTGTTGCGTCGTTATTCCTGACGCTCGGTAGCGGCGGCAGCCGGCAATGTGTCGTACCGCGGTGATCGATATTCGCTAGGATCGTCGCGCCTACGGGTAGTTGGTTGAAGGCTTCCTGGCTAAACTCGCGCCGGCACCGCGGGGTTGAGCGGCTTCGATGCGCTTGCTCGCAAAATGGGGTGCACGTGCCGCCGACTTTGTGCGCGTTCACGACGTTTTGTAGCACCAACCACCTTCAGCCTAAAACGTCGGAGCATCCGGCGATCCAGATGCGCGATTACTGACAAACCGGTGTGCGCTGAGATCCGGCTGCTGCTTTTGTCATCAAGCAACGAAGCTTCGGATCAGATCCGTGGCGAAGGCGAGTGCTGATGACTGGCAGACACCAACCTGCACTGGATCGAAATCGATATGCCGATGCGACGTGCACTTGCCGGGAGCCGCGGCGCTCGAACATTTTCGCAGTTTCAAGATAGAACGCGGCAAGCCGCCGAAGTTCGTGACCGGGAGCGGGGTCGAGGACGGTGGCGTGGTGCGGCCGGATTGTCGTGCTACGCTGACGAATACGGAATAGCGAGTGACGCCGAGGTATAACCATCAAGACCAGACGTGCAACATGACTCCGCGCAAAACAACGCCAGATCTCACGCGTCACTATCTTGTATGCAGCCGTTCTTACAAGTGAGGCGGAGCGCATAACAGCGCGCGAGATTGATTGGCTACGCTGATTCCGCTTGTGCAGCACGTCGTTCACGTCCGCCCGGCGACAATGAGCGCCGCTCTAGGGCCGATCGACATTCAGCCGAATCCCCTGCCAACTCCGTCTCTCCAAGCGTGGCTAAGCAAAGGGCATCGTGCGGAACGCTGGATTGCTTCGCTACGCTCGCAAGACAGGTGAAGGGAGCAGATCTGCCGGGCCGTGCAAGCGCGGTTGCCCGAGCAGGCGGAATGTCGATCCCGCCCTGTTCGCACGACAATCGCTACCGACCGTCACTCACTGATCCGCCGCCGATCTCCGCCACTCATACGACTTTGGCTCGGCAATCCGTAATCGCGAACGTCGCCCCGCGGGCGGTCCCGGCGAACGAAACGCGACACCCTGCCCCTTGCAGCGACAACCGGGAGCGCCGTCGCCATGATCCACGGGTGCGCGTCGCCGGCGCGACGGACGGTGGTCACCCGCTGCGTTGCGAAGGTCACCGCCACCCCGCCGGTCCGCGCCAGCATCGTTCGATCGAGCGTCAGCCAGCGGGCGCGGCAACGGTGTGGCAGGCGTCGATCGCTGACGACGACATCGGCATCATGGCACAGTGGCACGAACGCGGCCGCGGGGACGAGATCGCTGCTGCGGGTCGCCAGAATACGCCAGCGCCGACCCGCGGCGGTACGCTCCATCCGGCAGAGGTCGCGGTTGCACTGCGCCGCGCCCTCCTCGCTGAGCAGCGCCGGCTCGCCGTCCAGGCCGCCAGCCTCCGACAGCAGATCGCGCATATAGTCACCGGTACGATCGCGCAGGATCGCCACCCGACCGGCATCGTCGCGCAGGGCGAGGTGCCGGCCGCCCCCGGTAACGATCAGGTCCGGCACCGGCGTCGCCAGCGTCCAGACGGTGCCGATCGCAACCGGCAGCAACCCGGCGTAGCGCCACCGCGTCCGCCAGATCGCCAGCCATAGCCCGCCTGCCACGATCGCGCCGAACGCCGCGTGCGGCATCACCGGCAGCGCCGTCACGGCGCCGGGCGCCGCCGCCACGCTCCGCGCGATCCACAGCAACACCGCGAGCGCCTTGCCGGCGACCCACCACCCCACCGCGCCCAACCCAACCGCATCGAGCAACAGCGCCAGCGCCTCCGCAGGCATCACCACGAATGTCGTCAGCGGGATCGCCACGATGTTTGCGAACGCACCGTACAGCCCGGCCTGATGAAAATGGAACACCGCGATCGGCATCAGCGTCAGTTCAACCGCCACGCCAGTGACCAGCAGCGATGCAAGCCCGCGCAACACGCCGCGCCAGCGCGACTCGTCATGTACGACGAACCATCCGCGCACGCGCGGATGTTCGTGGAGCGCCACGATCGCGGTCACCGCCGCGAACGACAATTGGAAGCTCGCCCCCGCCACCGCCTCGGGCCATGCCAGCAACACGACCAATGCCCCCACCGCCACCAGCCGCAGCGTCAGCGCCTCGCGTCCCAGCGCCAGCGCGACAAGCACCATCAGCGCCGCGACGCAGCTGCGGATCGTCGGCACCTGCGCCCCGGTCAGCCACGTATAACCGATCGCCGCGACCGCTCCCGCCGCGGCTGCGACCAGCGGCAGCCGCCCGGTCAGCGCCAGCCGCGGTGACAACGCGAGCACGCGCAGCGTCATCCACATCACCAGCGCGACCGCCGCGGTGATGTGCAGCCCGCTGACCGATAGCAGGTGCGCGAGTCCTGCCCGCCGCATCGCCTCGGCATCGGGTTCGTCGATAGCACCGGTGTCGCCGGTGGCGAGTGCCGCGGCGATCCCGCCCGCGCTGCCCGGTAGCCGTGCCTCGATATGGGCGCTCAAGCGCTCGCGGACGCCCGCGCCGCCGTCTTTTGCCGGGGTCACCACCGTCACGGGTGCGAACCCGCGCCCGCTCGCCCCCAGTCCCGCGAACCACGCCACCCGCGCGAAATCGTACGCGCCGGGCACCGCCGCCGGCGCGGGCGGCATCAATCGCGCGCGGACCCGGACCGTCGCGCCACGCGCCACCCCCGCCCGCAACCCGTCCGCTTCCAGATTGACGCGCACCCGAGTCGGCGCACGACCGTCACCATCCCACGCGCGCACCGCCAGCGTCACCCGCACCAGCCGCCGCGCCGGCAACGGCTCCACGCGTTCTACTTCGCCGGTCACCCACGCGATCGTCGGACGCGCCAGCACCGGCGCGGCGACACGCTCGGCCCGCGCCCAGACCAGCGCCAGGCCGATTGCGAAGCCGAGCGCCACCGCACCCAGCAACACCGGCGCCCTGCCGCCCCGCGCCGTCGCCAGCGTGGCCAGCCCCGTCGCGAGCGCCACCAGCAACGCCGCCGTCCAGCTGCGCGGATCGGGCAGCACGAACCACGCGGCCACCCCGGCACCGAGCGCGACCGGGACCCACAGCACGAGCTGGTCACGCTCGGCCTCCAGCCGCCGTTCGATGCGCGCGTGTATCAAAGCGATACCATGTCGCGCGCGCGTTTGAAGCGCCGACGATGCTTTGCTAGAGGCGGGCGCGGCTGAACTGGCCATTCGATTTTCCAGCCTGGGAGCAAGCGCGCTTGAGCGCAACCGACAAAACCGCCAGCGCGGACGGCCCCGCCGTCGTCACCCGCTTCGCCCCGTCGCCGACGGGGTTCCTTCACATCGGCGGCGCGCGCACCGCGCTGTTCAACCTGCTGTATGCCCGGCATCACGGCGGCACCTTCCGGCTGCGGATCGAGGACACCGACCGCGCACGCTCGACGCAACCCGCGATCGACGCGATCCTGAACGGAATGCGCTGGCTCGGCCTCGACTGGGACGGCGAGGAGGTGTTCCAGTTCGCGCGCGCCGATCGCCACGCCGCGGTCGCGCACACGATGATCGAACATGGTCACGCTTACCGCTGCTACCTGACGCAGGAGGAGCTGGACGCGATGCGCGCCGCGGCGCAGGCCGCCAAGCAGCCGTTGCGCATCCGCTCGCCGTGGCGCGATCGCACCGATCATCCCGCGGACAAGCCCTATGTCGTGCGTCTGCGCGCGCCGACCGAGGGCGCCGTGACGATCGCGGACAAGGTGCAGGGGGAGGTGACGGTCCAGAACGCCGAGCTCGACGACCTCGTACTGCTCCGCTCCGACGGGACACCGACCTATATGCTTGCGGTCGTCGTCGACGACCATGACATGGGAGTGACGCACGTCATCCGCGGCGACGACCATCTCAACAACGCATTTCGCCAGCTGCCGATCTATCGCGCCATGGACGCGATCGAGGGCGGCTGGCCCGACCCGGTCTATGCGCACATCCCGCTGATCCACGGCAGCGACGGCGCCAAGCTGTCGAAGCGCCACGGCGCGGTCGGGATCGAGGCGTACCGCGACGAACTCGGGATCCTGCCGGAAGCGCTGGACAATTACCTGCTGCGGCTCGGCTGGGGGCATGGCGACGACGAGATCATCAGCCGCGAGGATGCGATCCGCTGGTTCGATCTCGACGCGGTCGGCAAGTCGCCAAGCCGGTTCGACCTGAAGAAGCTTGAGAACCTCAACGGTCATTATATCCGCGCCACCGACGATGCGCGGCTGGCGGATCTGGTCGCGGCCAAACTCGATCTGGATCATGACGATACCCGGCGTTCGATCCTGCTGGCGGCGATGCCGTCACTCAAACCGCGCGCCGCGAACGTCAATGAACTCACGGACGCCGCAGGGTTCCTGTTCGCCACGCGCCCGCTGGCGGTGGACGAAGCAGCCGCACCGTTGCTGGCCGGGGACGCGCCCGCGCTCCTCGCCCGCCTGCACGGGACACTTGACGCAGTGCACAACTGGGATACGGAGACGACCGAAGCGGCGGTGCGTTTGGTGGCCGAAGAGGCGGGCGTGAAGCTCGGCCAGGTCGCCCAGCCCCTCCGCGTCGCGCTGACCGGCCGCAAGACCTCGCCGGGCATCTTCGACGTACTCGTCCTTCTAGGACGCGCGGAAAGCCTGGCCCGCATTGCGGACCACATGAC
The genomic region above belongs to Sphingomonas phyllosphaerae 5.2 and contains:
- the lexA gene encoding transcriptional repressor LexA; its protein translation is MLTRKQHELICFIEDRLADTGVSPSFEEMKDALELKSKSGVHRLISALEERGYLRRLPNRARALEVLKAPERGAEAKRAAPPSVKRTMPAPANDVVEIPLHGRIAAGVPIEAFEGSTMLPVPAALLGAGEHFALEVSGDSMVEAGIFDGDYALIRRQEVARDGEIVVALIDDSEATLKYFRHEGAMIRLDPANRAYDPQRYAPAQVRVQGRLAGLLRRYS
- a CDS encoding ComEC/Rec2 family competence protein, with amino-acid sequence MASSAAPASSKASSALQTRARHGIALIHARIERRLEAERDQLVLWVPVALGAGVAAWFVLPDPRSWTAALLVALATGLATLATARGGRAPVLLGAVALGFAIGLALVWARAERVAAPVLARPTIAWVTGEVERVEPLPARRLVRVTLAVRAWDGDGRAPTRVRVNLEADGLRAGVARGATVRVRARLMPPAPAAVPGAYDFARVAWFAGLGASGRGFAPVTVVTPAKDGGAGVRERLSAHIEARLPGSAGGIAAALATGDTGAIDEPDAEAMRRAGLAHLLSVSGLHITAAVALVMWMTLRVLALSPRLALTGRLPLVAAAAGAVAAIGYTWLTGAQVPTIRSCVAALMVLVALALGREALTLRLVAVGALVVLLAWPEAVAGASFQLSFAAVTAIVALHEHPRVRGWFVVHDESRWRGVLRGLASLLVTGVAVELTLMPIAVFHFHQAGLYGAFANIVAIPLTTFVVMPAEALALLLDAVGLGAVGWWVAGKALAVLLWIARSVAAAPGAVTALPVMPHAAFGAIVAGGLWLAIWRTRWRYAGLLPVAIGTVWTLATPVPDLIVTGGGRHLALRDDAGRVAILRDRTGDYMRDLLSEAGGLDGEPALLSEEGAAQCNRDLCRMERTAAGRRWRILATRSSDLVPAAAFVPLCHDADVVVSDRRLPHRCRARWLTLDRTMLARTGGVAVTFATQRVTTVRRAGDAHPWIMATALPVVAARGRVSRFVRRDRPRGDVRDYGLPSQSRMSGGDRRRISE
- the gltX gene encoding glutamate--tRNA ligase, translating into MSATDKTASADGPAVVTRFAPSPTGFLHIGGARTALFNLLYARHHGGTFRLRIEDTDRARSTQPAIDAILNGMRWLGLDWDGEEVFQFARADRHAAVAHTMIEHGHAYRCYLTQEELDAMRAAAQAAKQPLRIRSPWRDRTDHPADKPYVVRLRAPTEGAVTIADKVQGEVTVQNAELDDLVLLRSDGTPTYMLAVVVDDHDMGVTHVIRGDDHLNNAFRQLPIYRAMDAIEGGWPDPVYAHIPLIHGSDGAKLSKRHGAVGIEAYRDELGILPEALDNYLLRLGWGHGDDEIISREDAIRWFDLDAVGKSPSRFDLKKLENLNGHYIRATDDARLADLVAAKLDLDHDDTRRSILLAAMPSLKPRAANVNELTDAAGFLFATRPLAVDEAAAPLLAGDAPALLARLHGTLDAVHNWDTETTEAAVRLVAEEAGVKLGQVAQPLRVALTGRKTSPGIFDVLVLLGRAESLARIADHMTPTGA